The Pseudonocardia sp. EC080619-01 genome segment ATTTCAGGTGTGCCCGAATGCCCGAGGGGAACTCGGGGAGCCGTGAACTGATCCCCGGTCGTTGTATCGACCGTGGTGCGTACTCTGTCGGCGTGGTCGGGCTGGTGGCGCTCTCGTGCTGTGGTCTCAAGTGGGTGGGCGCCGACCGCGCCCATTGCTGTCGACGCACGGGAGGTTGTGGGGCCGTGTTCGATGACGCCGAGCTGTGGGACGACCATCGTGAGAGCGGCAGATGCCTTCTGAGGCTAGCTGATCTCGGTCTTGTGCAAACCAAGAACGGAATCTGGCGTCGCCACGACGATGCCGCGTGAAGCCGACGGGTCGAATCTCGGTTCGTCAGCCACTCGGCCGGTGTCGTCGGTTCGTATGGCCCTGGCCACGCGGGTACCGGGAGTTGATCCCCTCCCGTGCTGCGGGAGTTGAGCAAGGTGGAAGACTGGGCAGAGTTCCGGCGGCTGCATCGTGCCGGAGCCTGCCGACCCAAGGAGATCGCCCGGTAGGTGGGTCTGGCCCGGAACACGGTGCGGGCCGGGCCCTGCGCAGCGGCCGGCCTCCCGCCTGTCCACGGCCGACTCGAGGTTCGGTGGTCGCCCGTAGGAGCCGCCGGTCCGAGTCCTGCCAACGACGTGGCCGCGGATTCCGAGCCCGGCGATCCCGGCAGCGCATCGACTGGCCTTGCTCCGAGGGCCCGTTGAACGAGCGCCTACCGAAGATCCGCCGGGAGCATGTCGGTGTCGATCCGGTCAGCCGGTGTCTGGTCGGTCGGTGACGCTCTGCCCAGGGTGACCGGTGGTTCTCGCCGACGCAGATCCCTGTCGGACATGGGCGGCCGCGAAGCCCTGGTAATGGTGAGGGCCCGGAGCTACTTACGGTTGCTGTCGGCATCGGCGTTGCCCTCCCGCCAGACCGGTGCCTGCTCTCGGGCATGTGGGTCGGCCACCGGCGGCTCGGCCGGGCCCCGAAGACCCTGGTCGGGGACCGCGGGGCCGAGGCCGCGATCAAGGGCCGGGCGAACGCCCCGGGCACCGTGTGTGCTGGCACGATGGTCACCCGGATCCAGCTCGTATCGAACCCTGTCCGGGGGCTCCTACCGCCCAGAGCGCACCCCGAGCTGCTCGGGAAGCGACTGAGATCAGGGCCGAGCATGATCGCTGATCGGCTCGCCTCGTGCCGGCAGGTTCGCCACCAGCCGGTCGAGCAAGTCGCTGTCGCTACGCCGAGCCCGGACCCCCACCGAGGTCGGAACGCCGGGAGCGGGAAACGACCACACGACTCGGCCTGGACCGACGGCATCGAGAGCTGAGTACCATTCCCGCAGCGGTTCGCGGAGCCGGAGGTGAAGATCGAACGACCGACGCCGCCGGGACGAGTCACCGACCTTCTGCCGACGTAACACCTCCGGCGAAGGAACCGCGACCAGCACGAGGTCGGCCAGACCGAGCCGGCCTGCCGCGAACGCCGCCCTCACCCAGCGCAGCTCGTGGTCGAATCTCGACCAGGGCGCTGCACCGATGCGAGCCAGCGACCACGAGTAGTGCAACTTCAACGGGTCGCTGTCGCACAGCACGATCCGGCTGCCCTGCCGCTCCAGGGCCACTGCCTCTCGCCAGCGGCCGCTGTTGACCTCAACCCAGTAGGCGCCCTGCCGAGAAGGCTCAGAGTCGTCCGGCTCGCGCCCGGTCGGCGAGTACTCCGCCACGGTCGGCAAATGCTGCTGTGCGCACCAGGTGGTCTTGCCAGCTGCGCTGGGTCCCTCGACGGCAACGATCACCGCGTCATCTTCCTCCGTCCGGCCAGCCCACGACCGGTCCCCGGGAGGGAGTGGGTGCGGGTACGGCTCGCGACACCTTCTCCCAGGCAGGCCTCGGACAGGCCGAGACCCGGTCGCGGTTGCTTGCCGCTGCCGCGGAGGTGTTCGCCGAAGCCGGGTTGGCCGGTGCCTCGGTGGAGCGGATCATCGAGCGGGCCGGCTACACGCGGGGAGCGTTCTACGGCCACTTCGGCGACAAGAACGCTCTCGTCGTGGCGTTTCTTGGAGGAACGGACCCACCGCGAACGTGACGAGGTGGCCGCACTCGTCGACGCGGAGGGGGACACCTGGGAGGCGCTGTGTGCCCGGCCTTCGCCGTCGGGTCGCGTGAGGGTGCCGCCGCGGTCGGGCCCTACGGGCTCGGTGCCCGGGTCGGCGCCTGGGGCGGGTGCTCAGTGCCAGTACAGGTCGTCGGCGAGTCCGCAGGCACCGGCTTCATCGTGGGTCAGTGCCCGGTCCCGGTCCGGGAGCAGGGTGTAGGCGATGACGATGGCGGCCAGTCGGCGAGCGTCGGTCGCGCGTGCCCGGCGCCGCGGTCCGGTTCCGCCCGGGCGGAACCAGCCGTCGGAGTCTGCGACGACGTCGGCGTCGTCGAGTTCGGTGGAGCTGTCGGCGAGGGGGCGTCGTGCCCGTAGCTGTCGGTGCGGTCCGGTGCCGTTCACGGTGCACTCGAGTCCTGCCCGGCGAACGATCTCTGCAGCCAGTTCGAGTTCCAGGGCGGGGCACGTGCCGGGGTCAGTCCGCATCGCCGGTGCGGAGGTCGTGCTCGGGCCAGTCGAGCAGCCGGGCGCCGAGGACCGCGGCGTGCAGGGTGAAGCGGTGGCTCGGGTCGGTGGGGTCGTGGCCGGTGAGTTCGGCGATGCGTTCGAGGCGATAGGACACCGCGCGGACCGACAGGTTCAGTCGGCGGGCGGTCTCGGCGGTCACACAGCCGGTGGCGAAGTAGGTCTCGGCAGTGTTGAGCAGCGGCTGTGCGCCACCGCGTGCCTGGGCGAGGGGCGCGACGACGGTCTGGACGAGGTCGGTGATCGCCGGCTGGTCGCG includes the following:
- a CDS encoding TetR/AcrR family transcriptional regulator, yielding MGAGTARDTFSQAGLGQAETRSRLLAAAAEVFAEAGLAGASVERIIERAGYTRGAFYGHFGDKNALVVAFLGGTDPPRT